The Colletes latitarsis isolate SP2378_abdomen chromosome 1, iyColLati1, whole genome shotgun sequence genome has a segment encoding these proteins:
- the LOC143342693 gene encoding uncharacterized protein LOC143342693 — MICTTQSYVATWCPVCDKRVSDKGEDTYELLAHIRKSHPKRSSQYLPQKQESRVTKRATSKSSAATDCNAKKNEQRKVYATRVDTWKSHNEKKLCPQCHKEAIPTLHARGDTVTTSHIGALCLLGCWPLCFVPLMMKRAKKVRMICPLCGYAYGRFQYKNAGLAQCKTDSEDSQARLSSPPRSFRLQATSKKEH, encoded by the exons ATGATATGCACGACACAG TCGTATGTGGCTACCTGGTGTCCCGTATGTGACAAACGAGTAAGCGACAAAGGTGAAGATACCTATGAACTCCTTGCTCATATTCGCAAATCTCACCCCAAGCGTTCCTCTCAATATTTGCCTCAG AAACAAGAGTCAAGGGTAACTAAACGAGCAACTTCGAAAAGTTCTGCCGCAACGGACTGCAACGCCAAGAAAAATGAACAGAGAAAAGTCTACGCGACTCGTG TGGATACGTGGAAGTCGCACAATGAGAAAAAGCTCTGTCCTCAATGTCACAAAGAAGCAATACCAACGCTTCACGCCAGAGGGGACACGGTGACAACTTCGCATATTGGAGCACTATGCTTGTTAGG GTGTTGGCCACTCTGCTTTGTACCGTTGATGATGAAGCGCGCGAAGAAAGTTCGCATGATTTGCCCTTTGTGTGGGTACGCGTACGGCAGATTTCAGTATAAAAATGCCGGTCTGGCGCAGTGCAAAACGGATTCCGAAGACTCGCAGGCGCGACTTTCATCTCCGCCGCGAAGCTTTCGTTTACAAGCAACGAGCAAGAAAGAACATTGA